TGTTTAGGAGCACTTTTAATCAAGTCTTCTAAAGAAACGCCGAAGTCTTTCATTCTCTCTACTAATGTCGCCATATCTATTTTCAACTCAACTTGACTTTCAAATCCTTCTATTACAGCTACATCCTCTTGAACTTCTTCCCTATTTTCACTAAAAAGCTGTATTGTCCTTATTCTTTGAGAAGCCTTGTGCTCTTTTCTCCATTGATCGATTACTCTGCTTTTCATAACAAGAGATGCAAAAGCTAAAAAACTCCCTTTTTTTTCATCATATTTATCTATAGCTTCATTAAAAGCCATTAATCCAATACTAAAAATGTCATCATTTTCTAGCTCTATATATTTATGTACTTGATTACTTAAGGCTTTGGTAATGAAGGGAATGTATTCTTGAATTAATTGTTCCTTCGAATCTATATCTCCCTGCTGAATACTCCTTACCCGTTCCTCAATCGTCTTTTTCTTTTTAAACAGATCGAGAAATTTAGTCACACCCTCACCTCCCCATTAAAATATACGAAAAAAAACTAAATTTTTCGTCACCAGATGATAAAATCCATACATAAGTATACCATAAGCAAATCAACTTCGATCATGCTATTTTTTTTTCTTATTATAAAAGCACAAAAATAGCTTTTACTATAGACATGCGTAAAAACTACTTTTGTGTTCCATGTGAAAAATTGAATATTGAATTTATTAAAAAGTATCTATATTTCTCCTGCATTTTTTAATGCCTGTTTAAGCAGCAAGGGACCGACTATCTCGAAAAATATCACACCCGTCAACAAGATTCCAGTAATAATTCCACCTGAAGCAGGTAATTTTTGTTCAGCAATAATACTTAAACCGATAGCAACTCCCGCTTGTGGGGTTAAAGCCATGCCGATATTTTTTCTTATACGCATATTTAAAGATGTAAAATTAGAGAAAATAAAGCTGCCGCCTACCTTACCCAACAATCTTCCCCCTATATACCCTAATCCTACAATGCCAACACTACCAACTATAGATAAATCTAGTTTTGCACCTGCTAGGGTTAAGAACAAAACAAATATAGGTAATTCGATTCTTTCTAACGTAGAGGATAAAATAAGCTTTTTATTTGTAAGATTTACAATGGTAGCTCCCTTTACCATATTGATTAGTAGAGCGGATAAATTAAAATGATTAGCAATGCCGATATTTAACAAAATAAGTCCCAGAAGAAAAACTAAAAATTTATTATTATTTGGTTTTTTATTCATCATATAAGAAACAGATACTCCCCCTAAAGCACCCAAAATAATTGCTAGAGCAATTTCTATGGTCAAGAGGATGAATAGGGTAGTTCCTCCTAAATGCATGCTTTCTATTCCTTGTAACACTGCTATGACAATACCAAATACAAAGATACAGATAAGATTGTCAATGGCAACTAGTGCCAGAAGATTTTTTGTAAACTCCCCTCTCGCTCCATACTCTTTCACAATAGAAAATACCCCTGAAGGAGAGACCGTCATAGCTAAAACCCCTAATACAATAGCCAGCTGAAGCTGTAGCCCTAATAAGTAAGTAAAGATCGTTACTAATGAAAA
The sequence above is drawn from the Clostridium formicaceticum genome and encodes:
- the sigI gene encoding RNA polymerase sigma-I factor; protein product: MTKFLDLFKKKKTIEERVRSIQQGDIDSKEQLIQEYIPFITKALSNQVHKYIELENDDIFSIGLMAFNEAIDKYDEKKGSFLAFASLVMKSRVIDQWRKEHKASQRIRTIQLFSENREEVQEDVAVIEGFESQVELKIDMATLVERMKDFGVSLEDLIKSAPKHRDTKNTAIKIGRYVYEHQLLKEKFLRTQNLPITQIVKNLEVSKKVIQRNRKFIIAVIFILDSNLDTLKHYLSIDEGSEMDAT
- a CDS encoding cation:proton antiporter, with product MNTSLYVGIILLIGLVGGKVASKINLPSVTGYILFGLLLGPSFTNIITKETIKSMQFVNEVALGILALSIGAELHRLVFKKFGKTLFLVSLGDELITFSLVTIFTYLLGLQLQLAIVLGVLAMTVSPSGVFSIVKEYGARGEFTKNLLALVAIDNLICIFVFGIVIAVLQGIESMHLGGTTLFILLTIEIALAIILGALGGVSVSYMMNKKPNNNKFLVFLLGLILLNIGIANHFNLSALLINMVKGATIVNLTNKKLILSSTLERIELPIFVLFLTLAGAKLDLSIVGSVGIVGLGYIGGRLLGKVGGSFIFSNFTSLNMRIRKNIGMALTPQAGVAIGLSIIAEQKLPASGGIITGILLTGVIFFEIVGPLLLKQALKNAGEI